The stretch of DNA TCCGGTTCCAGCCACTTCTCCAGATCCCGGCAACAGGTCGTGCGCGATTTCAATCCCGGCCTCCCTTGCATGTGTGCACCACAATGCAACTATAAGGCCTTCGGCTCCCTGCCGCAACCATCCGTCGCGTATTCCCTGCCGTGACGGGCATGGATCCAGGTCAGGGAACCGACAGCCAGATCATTTCGATGAACGCTTCGGGCGGGAACATGGCCTTTCCCCATTGATCATCGAGGGCCGCCGCGGGCCGGGCGGCCACGACCTCCTCGAGGGAGCGGCCGGCCGCCTTCTCGGCGGCGACGATCCGTCGATATTCCTCGAGGATGCCGAGGTAGACGCGCAGTTCCGCGGGCGTGGCGACGGGCCCGTGGCCCGGCACGACGCGCGTGCCGGGGCCGCACAGCGACAGCACGTACCGCACGCCGCGGATCATGCCGTCGATCGTGCCGCCGTGTGCGGTGTCGATGTAGGGGTAGCCGCAGTTGAAGAAGAGGTCGCCCGCGTGCACGACGTCGGCGCGGTGCAGGCGGACGACGAGGTCGCCGCCGGTGTGGCCGGCCACGTGGCGCAGGCCGACCGTTTCGTCGCCCCAGCGCAGGGTCAGCGTGTCGCCGACGCAGATCCGCGGCAGCGCCGAAGCCGGCGAGGCCGCGACGTCGTGGTCGAGCACGTCCAGGTGTTGGGGCGCGGCCATCCAGCCGGGAACCGACTCGTGAGCCGCGAGCACGGCGCCCGCCGCGGCCAGCGCGCCGAAACCGCCGACGTGGTCGAAGTGCCAGTGGGTCGCGACGGCCAGGGCGACCGGTCCGGACTCCAGCGCCGCCGCGGCCGCGAGCAGCTTGTCGGCCATCTGCTCGTAGTCGGCGTCGATCAGCAGGAGCTTGCCGTCGCCGGCGCAGGCCAGCACGTTGCCGCCGGCGCCCTGCAGCAGGTGCACGCCCGGGGCCAGTTCCTCGGTGCGGAACTGGATCGGCCCGAAATCCTGGGCCGTCGCGGGACCGGCGGCGCCGCCGGCCAGCAGGGTGGCCGCAGCCAACGCGAAGATTGGGAATCGCCTCATCTCGTCACCTCTTCCACCTGTCAGAATCCCACGCTGCGGCCCCGGTTCTGCTCCTCCAGCCACGCCTGCAGCGGGGCGAAGTAGGCCAGCATCGCGCGGCTGGAGAGGTCCTCGCCTGTGGCCTCGCGCATCAGCTCGCGCCAGTCGCGGGTGGCGCCTGGCTCCAGGATCGCGCGCAGGTAGGCGCCGACCTCCTCGTTGCCGTAGTAGGTCGCGGTCTGCGGGTCCTGGTGCAGGATCTCGCGGCAGATGTGGTCGTGGAGCTGGTGCAGGATCACGCTCGACAGCGCGTAGTCGTAGTACTGGGCCGCGTCGTCGTTGATGTGGGTCTTGGTCGCCGCGTCGCACCACTCCTCGCCGCGCGGGGCGGGCGGGGCGACGCCTTGGTAGCGGGCGACGTGCTCCCACCAGCGCGCGTTCATCCGGTCGGCCGCCAGCGGCTCCTCGTAGAAGTCGTGCTCCCAGTGGGTCATGGTGCCGCAGGCGAAGGGCAGGAAGGTGACCGGGCCCAGCAGGGCCTGGTTCAGCAGCCAGCTGATGCGGTCGGGCTCGTCGGCCGCGGCCATCAGGCCGATCTCCTGCAGGTAGGCGGTCTGGCCGGCGACCAGCTCGATCAGCGTGCCGACGCCCTCGTGGAAGGCGCGGTTGGCGCCGGTGCGCAGCACGAACGGCACCTCGGGGTTGCTGTAGGAGAGGTAGTAGTAGATGTGGCCCAGCTCGTGGTGGGTCGTCTGCAGCCAGTCGAAGGTGGGCTCGACGCTCATCAGCGAGCGCACGTCGCGGTCCAGGTCGATGTGCCAGGCCGAGGCGTGGGAGTTCTTGGTGCGCGTCGCGCCGTCGGGCAGCGCGAACAGGTCGCTGTTCGCGTGGAACGAGGCGGGCAGCGGCTCGAACCCCATGCTCGTGTAGTAGCGCTCGGCCTGCTCGACCATCCACTTCGGGTCGCGGCCGGCGACCAGGGCGTCCAGATCGACGCCCTCGACGATGCCGGGCCAGTCCTGGGCCCACTTGTTGCCGAGCCAGTGGGCCGGGATCAGGGCGGGCACGGGCTCGCCGTAGCGGGCGGCCAGTTCGTACCGCGCCCAGCAGTGCAGCTGCTCGTAGAGCGGGCGCAGGCCCGCCAGGACCTCGTCCATCAGGGCCATCATCTCCGCCGGGGTCATGCCGTACTCGCTGACCTCCATGCCGAAGTACGAGGAGTGGCCCATGCTGCGCGCCGTCTCGTTGCGCAGGTCCCGCAGCTCGACCAGACCGTCGCGCAGGGTCGGGCCGATGGCCTTGCTCGCCTCCCAGTAGGCGCGCCGCTCGGCGAGGTCGCGCGAGTCGGCCAGCTGCGTGGTGATCTCGTTGGAGTCGGTGGGTCGCGCCGTGCCGTCGGGCAGTGTGACCGAGAACGCGTAGCCGAACAGGCGCTCGTTCTGCGCGGCCTCGGCGCGGATCAGCCGCGAGGTCACCTCGGGGATGGTGCCGGGGAACTTGGCGGCGTTCAGCAGCACGTACTTCAGCTGCTGGCGCTGCACGAAGGTCAGGTCGTCGCGCTCCAGGAAGGCGCGGGCCTTCGCGATCAGGCCGGCCTCGCCGAGGCGGGCGGCGAACTCCTCCTCGGCGGCGACGCGCGCGGCCGAGGTGGCTTCGCCGACGTCGACGTTGGCGTCCCAGCGCGCGCCTTCGGCCCTCTGCCAGAGGTCGCGGTACAGGACGTTGTAGTCGGCGAGGAAGGCGTCGAGGTCGTCGGCCGGCTGCCGGCAGCCGGTCGGGACGACGGCGGCGAGCAGGGCTGCGAGCAGCAGGGTGCGCGACAGGGACATGGGTCCTCCCGGGCAACGTTGGGGTTGCCCGGGAGGTTACCAGAGTTCGCGCCGCGGGTGAAGCCGCGTTGCGGCCCCGTTCAGCGGGCGAGGGTGATCTTCCGGGTCTCGCTGAAGGCGCCGGCGCGCAGGCCCAGGAAGTAGACGCCCGAGGGCAGCGAGCGGCCGGCGGCGTCACGGCCCTCCCAGGCGGCGACGTGGCGCCCCGCCGGGAGCGGGCCGTCGGCCAGAACGGCGACCTCGCAGCCGCGAGCGTCGAACACGGTCAGGCGGCAGACGGCGGCCGCGGGCAGGTCGAAGGCGACCTCAGTGCGGGGGTTGAACGGGTTCGGGTGCGCGGCCAGCAGGCGGGGGTGCGGGGCGTCGCCGGCGCCGGTCTGGGCGTCCGGGTCCACCGTCACGGTGACGGTGAGGTTGCTGGCGGGGTTCAGGACCGCCTCGACGTAGCACACCGCGACCGGCCCGGTGTCGTCCACCTGCACGAGCGTGCCGCCGGTGACCAGGAAGCCGGGGGCGTCGGCGGGCATGTTCACCTTCACCAGCGCGTTGTGGAAGCGCTCGTTGTACCCGTTGTGGACGAGCACCGACACGGTGTCCGATGTGCCGCTGTTGTCGGGCGTGAACGCCGTGGTCAGGTTGCCGCCGGTGTAGGCGTCCAGGGTGGGTCGCACGTCGAACTGGCCGCCGGTCCAGCGGATCACCCGGAACGGGTGGTTGGAGCCGCTGGCGTTGTCGGTCGAGACGTCGTAGGGCGCGGTCGCATCGTCGGTGTCGCTGTGGATGTGGCCCCACAGGTTCAGGTCGACGTTCAGGGCGGACAGGTTCAGCTCGTTCTGGAAGTCGTAGTGGCTGAACAGCACGATCGCCGCGCTGGCCGAGGCGGCCCCGACGTCCTGCTGGAGCCAGGACACCTGCGCGTTGGTGTAGCTCTCGGCGCCGTAGTACTCCGTGCGCCACGCGTCGTAGTTGTCGTAGGCCTCCAGGCCGACGAAGTGGACCGGGCCGTAGTCGAAGGCGTAGTCCTGGGTGCGCGCCGGCGCGCCCGGCGGCGGGTTGCCGAGGCGCCGCCAGCCGAAGAAGCGCCACCAGTCGCGCCGCGAGGTGCCGTCGCTCGGGGGGGTGCTGTCCCAGCCGCCGAGGTCGTGGTTGCCGCCGGTCAGGAACACCGGCACGTCCGACTCGGCGAGCAGCTGCTGGGCGCGGCTGTAGTAGCGCCGCCCGAGGTAGTCCTCGAGCTCGCCCTCGTTGATCAGGTC from bacterium encodes:
- a CDS encoding MBL fold metallo-hydrolase; the encoded protein is MRRFPIFALAAATLLAGGAAGPATAQDFGPIQFRTEELAPGVHLLQGAGGNVLACAGDGKLLLIDADYEQMADKLLAAAAALESGPVALAVATHWHFDHVGGFGALAAAGAVLAAHESVPGWMAAPQHLDVLDHDVAASPASALPRICVGDTLTLRWGDETVGLRHVAGHTGGDLVVRLHRADVVHAGDLFFNCGYPYIDTAHGGTIDGMIRGVRYVLSLCGPGTRVVPGHGPVATPAELRVYLGILEEYRRIVAAEKAAGRSLEEVVAARPAAALDDQWGKAMFPPEAFIEMIWLSVP
- a CDS encoding M2 family metallopeptidase — translated: MSLSRTLLLAALLAAVVPTGCRQPADDLDAFLADYNVLYRDLWQRAEGARWDANVDVGEATSAARVAAEEEFAARLGEAGLIAKARAFLERDDLTFVQRQQLKYVLLNAAKFPGTIPEVTSRLIRAEAAQNERLFGYAFSVTLPDGTARPTDSNEITTQLADSRDLAERRAYWEASKAIGPTLRDGLVELRDLRNETARSMGHSSYFGMEVSEYGMTPAEMMALMDEVLAGLRPLYEQLHCWARYELAARYGEPVPALIPAHWLGNKWAQDWPGIVEGVDLDALVAGRDPKWMVEQAERYYTSMGFEPLPASFHANSDLFALPDGATRTKNSHASAWHIDLDRDVRSLMSVEPTFDWLQTTHHELGHIYYYLSYSNPEVPFVLRTGANRAFHEGVGTLIELVAGQTAYLQEIGLMAAADEPDRISWLLNQALLGPVTFLPFACGTMTHWEHDFYEEPLAADRMNARWWEHVARYQGVAPPAPRGEEWCDAATKTHINDDAAQYYDYALSSVILHQLHDHICREILHQDPQTATYYGNEEVGAYLRAILEPGATRDWRELMREATGEDLSSRAMLAYFAPLQAWLEEQNRGRSVGF
- a CDS encoding metallophosphoesterase; this encodes MRSKFAPFLACLLISSAAGAQTYTLADTLTVIQRPLVNLPSLVLPGQDLLISCEAPVGTTGWTARLERGALQIPLTVVGAVYDPATTWWTIAAAVPDVPVFELYDLRVTASGGLDDRTRHAVRVLPQWRTDFTFVHITDTHLPTYLYYYESGAATDSTTSVGLRTILDDVSIINPEFILLTGDLINEGELEDYLGRRYYSRAQQLLAESDVPVFLTGGNHDLGGWDSTPPSDGTSRRDWWRFFGWRRLGNPPPGAPARTQDYAFDYGPVHFVGLEAYDNYDAWRTEYYGAESYTNAQVSWLQQDVGAASASAAIVLFSHYDFQNELNLSALNVDLNLWGHIHSDTDDATAPYDVSTDNASGSNHPFRVIRWTGGQFDVRPTLDAYTGGNLTTAFTPDNSGTSDTVSVLVHNGYNERFHNALVKVNMPADAPGFLVTGGTLVQVDDTGPVAVCYVEAVLNPASNLTVTVTVDPDAQTGAGDAPHPRLLAAHPNPFNPRTEVAFDLPAAAVCRLTVFDARGCEVAVLADGPLPAGRHVAAWEGRDAAGRSLPSGVYFLGLRAGAFSETRKITLAR